AGCCTGACACAGCCTGGCGGATGGGCGACTGGTGCAGCCGGTCGCGTAGCAGCTGCCGAAAAGATAAACTTTATTCGCCGCCTGTTGCCTGACGCCCGTTCCATCGGCTGTTTATATCATCTGCATGACGCCAATGCAGTTCTTGAAGTTGCTGGTTTTCGCGCTTTAGAGCTCCCGTTCTCCTGGCAGGAGATTCCGTTTGAAAATCCAGCCGCCCTCTCCTTACTGCCAGATTTGCTGCCCGAAAACATTGATGCGCTTTTTCTGCCGATCGGGCGGGCCGCTGAAGATAATTTTGCCAGCATCGTATATTACACCGATAGCGTCAATTTGCCGGTCATTGCTTCGCACCCCCCTAATGTTGCAGCCGGTGCGCTCGCTGCTTTAACCGCAAATCATTTTCGCCTCGGTATTACCTGCGCAGAAAAAGCCGCCGCAATATTGGGCGGCACACCCATCGGCTCAATTTCGATTTCACAAGCCGAAAACCCAGACATTATTCTCAACCGCTTCAGTGCGACAAACTTAGGCATTGAACTTCCCGCCGACTTAATAAAACAAGCAAAAGAAATTATAGACTAGTTGGAGATGATGATATCATGATTTTAAACCGTCAATCCGTTGAACTTTTAGCACCAGTCGGCAGTCAAGAAGTCCTTGTCGCAGCAGTCGAAGCTGGCGCCGATGCTGTATATCTTGGCGGGAAACGCTTCAATATGCGCCTTCACCGCTCCGATGCCAATTTTGACGACGCCGGTCTGGCAAAAGCCATCGCCTATGCGCATGCACACAATGTTCGTCTCTATATTACGGTAAACAATCTGATTAGCGAAAGCGAACTACCGTTATTAAAAGAATATTTGCAACTACTGAACGAATTGCAACCGGATGCCTTGATCGTACAAGATCTCTCCGTTCTTGCTTTAGCCAAAGAAATTGGTCTTACGGTTCCCCTTCACGCTTCGGTCATGATGAATACACACAACGAACACGCCGTTCGTACCCTTCAGGAACAAGGTATCACACGCGTCGTCACGAATCGTGAAATGTCTTTGGCGCAATTGGCGCTTTTAAAGGAACGTACCGGCATTGAAATCGAGTATTTTATCCATGGAGACATGTGCATTGCTCATAGCGGCCAATGTCTCCATTCCGGAATTATTTTTGGACAAAGTTCCAATCGGGGACGTTGTCTGAAAACCTGCCGCTGGCCCTATGAACTTGTCGACGCTAAAACGGGGACTGTATTAGGAAAGGAAGATCCCGGTCCATATAAACTGGCTCTGAAAGATATGTGCATGTACCGCCACCTGCCTGAACTGATCCAATCCGGCGTATGTTCCTTTAAGATTGAAGGTCGAATGCGCACCGCTGATTTTGTTAAACGCATCGTTTCCGTATATCGCCGGGCAGTCGATCGTTACCTTGCAGATCCAACCGGTTATTATTACGATCCTGCTGACTGGAAGGATTTATTTGAAAACCGTAACCGCGATTTTTCGACTTGTTATGCCATCTCCGCCCCTGGAGCTGAAGCAATCGGCTATAACGGTCAACGCGAACCACGCTTCTTCAGTCAAGCCGTTCGCGAGCCTGGCCTTCCTACAACGCTGCATACTTTACCGAGCACCTCAACCAACAAAAACAGGGCAAATTTAGCAGTGCGCGTCAGTGATTTAGCATCTTTGACCGCAGCCTGCCAAAATGGAGCCAACGTCGTTTATATCGGGGGCGACAGCTTCAAACCGCACACCCCTTGGTCGCTCAAAGAGATAGCAGCAGCTATTGAAACTGCATCGCAACATAACGCGCAGGTCGTTGTCATGACGCCGCGAATCACAATGGAACGCGAATGCAGCGAACTGGAACCCTTTCTGACACAATTAACAACCTTGCGTCCTGCCGGGGTAATGGTAAGCAACTTAGGTGCGCTTCGTTTGGCTAAGCAATTTACTGACTTACCGATCTACACCGACTATTCCTTTAACGTCTTTAACTCGGCAACAATTGGTTTGCTATCCAGTCTCAGCGTCGCCCAGTCGACACTTTCCTTGGAAGCCACGCAAGAGCAGATTTTCGCCTTAGCAAAAAACAGCACTCTTCCTCTCGAATTGATTGTCCACGGCCCACTCGAAACGATGGTTATGGATCACTGCGTTCCTAGCGCCGTTCTCGGTCTTTCAGCCACGGCAGGAAATGATGCCATTTTGAATACGACTTCCTTTGCACTGCTTGATACAGCTGGACAAAAACATCCGTTAGTCATTGATCAGTATGGCCGTAACCACATCTTACTCGCTAAGGATCTTTGTCTGTTCCCATTGCTGTCCAATTTCACCGCACTAAGCAGCTTGCGCCTTGAGTGCCAGCATTATACTGTCGATACCGTCGCCGCTGTCACCGCACTGTACCGCCAGGAATTAGACGGCATCGCCGCCCCTGCCGCGACGACCGCTGAAGATTCTGCGCAGCGTTTAGAACAACTGCGAGCCGTCAGCCCATCAGAGCTTGGCATCGGCGTTATGCGCTACCGTACTTCCCGCTAATCATAAGAAAGGTGATGAGATCATGACCACTTCCTATCTGGGACCTGATGAAATTATCCGCAAGAAAAAAGAATATATGATTCCTTGCACCTATCATTTTTATTCCGCACCGATGCAACTGGTACGTGGTGAAATGCAATATTTATTCGACCAGACAGGCAAGCGTTATCTCGATTGCTTTGCCGGCGTCTCCGTAATGAACTGCGGACATTGCAACCCGGTTATCAGTAAAGCAATTTGCGACCAGGCAAACACGTTGCAGCATACCTGTACCATTTATCTTACAGAACCTATTGTCAACTTAGCAGAACGCCTCGCACATATTACGCCCGGCCGTTTGCAAAAATCCTTCTTTTGCGCCAGCGGCAGTGAGGCGAATGAGGGAGCAGCTTTACTGGCTACTCTTTATACCGGAAAATCCGAATTCCTTACGCTACGCCAAGGCCTGCATGGTCGAACTAAGTTAGGGATGAGCCTGACCGGACTCAGTTTCTGGCGTACCGATCCCGCGCCAGTCGGAGGGGTAGCTATGGCGCCAAATCCTTACTGCTATCGCTGCCCTTGCCACAAAAAATATCCGGAATGCGATTTCGCCTGCGTTCAGGAGGTAGAATCCGTAATAAAGACAGCAACCTCCGGCCAGGTAGCGGCCATGTT
The sequence above is drawn from the Azotosporobacter soli genome and encodes:
- a CDS encoding peptidase U32 family protein, with amino-acid sequence MILNRQSVELLAPVGSQEVLVAAVEAGADAVYLGGKRFNMRLHRSDANFDDAGLAKAIAYAHAHNVRLYITVNNLISESELPLLKEYLQLLNELQPDALIVQDLSVLALAKEIGLTVPLHASVMMNTHNEHAVRTLQEQGITRVVTNREMSLAQLALLKERTGIEIEYFIHGDMCIAHSGQCLHSGIIFGQSSNRGRCLKTCRWPYELVDAKTGTVLGKEDPGPYKLALKDMCMYRHLPELIQSGVCSFKIEGRMRTADFVKRIVSVYRRAVDRYLADPTGYYYDPADWKDLFENRNRDFSTCYAISAPGAEAIGYNGQREPRFFSQAVREPGLPTTLHTLPSTSTNKNRANLAVRVSDLASLTAACQNGANVVYIGGDSFKPHTPWSLKEIAAAIETASQHNAQVVVMTPRITMERECSELEPFLTQLTTLRPAGVMVSNLGALRLAKQFTDLPIYTDYSFNVFNSATIGLLSSLSVAQSTLSLEATQEQIFALAKNSTLPLELIVHGPLETMVMDHCVPSAVLGLSATAGNDAILNTTSFALLDTAGQKHPLVIDQYGRNHILLAKDLCLFPLLSNFTALSSLRLECQHYTVDTVAAVTALYRQELDGIAAPAATTAEDSAQRLEQLRAVSPSELGIGVMRYRTSR
- a CDS encoding ABC transporter substrate-binding protein, translating into MLHRIGILQLTQYLDEAVQGFKTGLSEKNIAAEFLYYNADGNEQELPALARKLKEAAVEMIFACSTPAALAAIQHAPQTPVIFTPVFDPVGTGLVNSLTQPGGWATGAAGRVAAAEKINFIRRLLPDARSIGCLYHLHDANAVLEVAGFRALELPFSWQEIPFENPAALSLLPDLLPENIDALFLPIGRAAEDNFASIVYYTDSVNLPVIASHPPNVAAGALAALTANHFRLGITCAEKAAAILGGTPIGSISISQAENPDIILNRFSATNLGIELPADLIKQAKEIID